Genomic DNA from Rhodothermales bacterium:
CGATTCAACATCTGGGCGCCCGCGGAGGGGACAACGGCCACCGCAGAAGCAGACCGCACGCCCCGCGCGCTCGTAGATTAGCGGTTCGCTCATCCCCGGAAAGCGCATGCCCGCCTCCCGCCGAGATTTCCTATTCCGCGCCGCCGTGCTGGGCCTCGCCGGCACCACGCGGCCCGAACTGCTGAGCGCGGCCCCGTCGGCGGGCCCGGGGGGCGCGACACCGACGGGCGCCACGGCCACCGCCCCCGCGCCAACCGACACCGAAATCACGGTCGAAATGATTGAGGCGGCCGAAAAAATCTTCGGCGTCACCCAAACACCCGAGCAGCGGGAGGCGATGCTCGAAGATCTGCAGGAGCGCCTGGAAGTCCTCGAATCCCTGCACGCGGCGAGTCCGCCCAACCACCTCATTCCGGCATGGCGGTTCGATCCGCAAATAGCCGGAGACCGCCCGCGACCGCGGGTGCCTCGTCGCCCGTGGGAGCCGCAGCTGGCTCCCATGCCGCAGTCGGATGAAGACCTGGCCTTTGCGCCCGTCACCACGCTGTCGGGCCTGCTGAAACAGCGGGACGTGCGCTCCCTCGACCTGACGCAGCTCTACCTGGAGAGGCTCAAGCGGCTCGACCCCCAGCTGCACTGCGTGATCAACCTCACCGAGGAGCGTGCGCTCGCGCAAGCCCGCGCCGCCGACGCCGAGCTCGACGCCGGCCTCTGGCGGGGGCCGCTCCATGGCGTGCCATGGGGCGCCAAAGACCTCCTCTCGGTGCGAGGCTACCCGACCACCTGGGGCGCCATGCCGTTCAAGGACCAGGTCATCGACCGCAATGCAACGGTCGTGGAACGACTCGACGCGGCGGGCGCCGTGCTGGTCGCCAAGCTCACGACAGGCGCGCTGGCCTGGGGAGACGTCTGGTTCGGGGAGAAGACCCGCAATCCCTGGAATCTGGACCAGGGCTCCAGCGGCTCGAGCGCGGGCCCCGGAAGTGCCGTCGCGGCCGGGCTCGTCGGCTTCGCCATCGGCTCGGAGACCCTGGGTTCGATCGTATCTCCGTCCACCAGGAACGGCGTGACGGGCCTGCGGCCGACCTTCGGCCGCGTGTCGCGCCACGGGGCCATGACACTGTGCTGGAGCATGGACAAGCTAGGCCCGATGTGTCGCAGCGCTGCCGATTGCGCGCTTGTGTTTCAGGCGATTCAGGGCACCGACCATCGGGATCCCACCACGGTCGATGGGGACTTTTCCTGGCCCCCGGCCGTGCAGCCCTCGCGAGTGAGACTGGGCTACGTAGCTGATGCCTTTGAGGGCGAGTTCCGTGGAGCCGAGGCGGATCGGGCAGTGCTCCAGGTGCTTAGAAGCCTCGGTTTCGACCCCAAGCCGATGGCGTGGCCGGACCGTTCGACGGCACCGGCCATGCTCACGCTCTCGGTCGAGACGGCGGCTGCGTTCGATGAGCTGAGCCGCACCGGGGGCACCGACAGCATGGTGAGTCAGCAGCTCTGGCCGGAGAACTTCCGTCAGTCCCGATTCATCAGCGGCGTGGACTTCCTGAACGGCCAGCGGCAGCGCACCTTGCTCATGCAAGACGTCTCGGCGCTGATGCAGGACTTCGACGTGATCGTCACCAATCACCGCCGCGGTGGCCTCGCCATCACCAACCTGACCGGCCATCCCTCGGTCACGGTGCCCAATCGATTCTCACCGCTGGAAGACGCTCCGGATTCGCCCCGCCGACAACCGGATGCGATTAACTTCATCGGCGCGCTCTACCAGGACGACATGGCCCTCGCCGTGGCGCATGCCTACCAGTCCGCCACCGACTTCCATTTGCAACGACCACCCATCGTCTGATCATGCCCCTCATTCTCTACAAGGTCCTCCACCTTCTCGGCCTCATGTTGGTCTTCGCGGCCCTCGGCGGCGCGGCCATTGAAGCGGCGCTCAAAGAGAAGCCGTGGAAGAAAATGCACGCCATCCTGCACGGGTCCGGCCTGTTCCTGCTGCTGCTTGGTGGATTCGGCATGCTCGCCCGTCTCGGAATCATCTCTGGCTGGCCTGGCTGGGTCTGGGCGAAACTGGCCATCTGGGTCATCCTCGGAGGATCGCTGACGGCGATGCGCAAGATGCCCGAACGCGGTCGTCCGCTGCTCTTCGGAGCCATTCTGCTGGGCACGCTGGCTGCCTACCTCGCGCTCTACAAGCCGTTCTAGTATGGATCCCCGCTACCCGATCGGACCCCACGAGACCACGCCCGAATCCTCGGAAGCCCTCAGGGCGGAGTGGGTCGAGCGGATTCGGCGCCTTCCGACGGACATCGAGAATGCGGTCCGCGACCTGACGGACAGCCAACTGGACACCCGCTACCGGGATGAAGGCTGGACCATCCGGCAGGTCGTGCACCATCTCGCCGACAGCCATCTCAACGCCTACTGTCGCTTCCGCCTGACGATCACCGAGGACAATCCGACCATCCGGCCGTACGACGAGGTGGCCTGGGCAGAGCTGCCCGACGCGTCCTCCGCACCGATTGGCCCCTCGCTGAACCTTATCCGTTCGCTTCACGACAGGTGGTGTCGCCTGTTGGACACGCTCGAACTCTCAGCGTACGAGCGCACGCTGCATCACCCGGAATCCGGAGACCTTACGCTCTGGGGCCTGCTGGACACGTACCAGTGGCACGGTCGTCATCACGTCGCGCACGTGACCATGACGCGGGATCGCGAAGGCTGGTAGGCCTCAGAAGTCCAGCTGCACCCGGGCGGTGAGGTGCCGCGGCGGGGCCAGAAAAGCCGGCCGTTCCAGGTAGTAGTAGTCCAGCGCGTTATTGAGCAGGAGGGAAGCCCGCATGGCTCCGCGCTGGTACATCACGCGCAGGTCCAGCACCCGCATGGGCACCAGCAGGTCGGCATCGCGCACAAAGAGCGCAAAATCCGAGTCCACACGCTCCGGAGCACTCATCGTGCGCACGTCTGCCGCGGCTCGAAATCCGCGCGCCACCGGCAACTCCACGCCCGCCGTCAGCTGGTGCCGCGACCTGGAGGCAAGCGGCTCGTTGACCGTGCGGTCCTCGGCATCAAGCAGCGTGTATCCCACCCGAAGGATGCCGCGGTCGGCCGCTGCCTCGAAGGCCAGCTCAACGCCCGATATCCGGGCGCGGGTCAGGTTGATGAACTGGAACGCGCGCAGTTCGGGCACCAGCCGCGGTTCAATCAGGTCCCAGTAGTCCGAGACGAACACCGCAAGGTCCGTCTGCAGGGACGCGAAGCCGGTGGTACGCTCATCACGGAGACCGACCTCAACGCTGACGCTGCGCTCGGGCAGCAGGCCCGGATTACGTACGATGGGGAAGAAGTCCTGGTTGTCCGTGAAGCGCTCAGCAAGGCTCGGCACCCGGAATCCGTGACCCCAGGCAGCGCGCACCGACGCGCCTTCAGCCAGCAGATGCGACACCCCGAGCTTGGGGCTCAGTCGCTGCACCGTGGATCCGGTGTCGATGGCGTAACGATCCAGGCGCATGCCCGCCGAGATGGTGGTGCGCCCCAGCTGCTCCTCCCACTGGGTGAAAAGTGCCGTTTCCGGTTGGGCGCCGGTCGAGTCCCCATCGGCCGTGACGAAAAAGGTCGAGCGGGACGCCATGGCATCCCCGGAAGCGCCAAACGTCAGGTTGC
This window encodes:
- a CDS encoding amidase, whose translation is MPASRRDFLFRAAVLGLAGTTRPELLSAAPSAGPGGATPTGATATAPAPTDTEITVEMIEAAEKIFGVTQTPEQREAMLEDLQERLEVLESLHAASPPNHLIPAWRFDPQIAGDRPRPRVPRRPWEPQLAPMPQSDEDLAFAPVTTLSGLLKQRDVRSLDLTQLYLERLKRLDPQLHCVINLTEERALAQARAADAELDAGLWRGPLHGVPWGAKDLLSVRGYPTTWGAMPFKDQVIDRNATVVERLDAAGAVLVAKLTTGALAWGDVWFGEKTRNPWNLDQGSSGSSAGPGSAVAAGLVGFAIGSETLGSIVSPSTRNGVTGLRPTFGRVSRHGAMTLCWSMDKLGPMCRSAADCALVFQAIQGTDHRDPTTVDGDFSWPPAVQPSRVRLGYVADAFEGEFRGAEADRAVLQVLRSLGFDPKPMAWPDRSTAPAMLTLSVETAAAFDELSRTGGTDSMVSQQLWPENFRQSRFISGVDFLNGQRQRTLLMQDVSALMQDFDVIVTNHRRGGLAITNLTGHPSVTVPNRFSPLEDAPDSPRRQPDAINFIGALYQDDMALAVAHAYQSATDFHLQRPPIV
- a CDS encoding putative metal-dependent hydrolase; this encodes MDPRYPIGPHETTPESSEALRAEWVERIRRLPTDIENAVRDLTDSQLDTRYRDEGWTIRQVVHHLADSHLNAYCRFRLTITEDNPTIRPYDEVAWAELPDASSAPIGPSLNLIRSLHDRWCRLLDTLELSAYERTLHHPESGDLTLWGLLDTYQWHGRHHVAHVTMTRDREGW